Part of the Jatrophihabitans sp. GAS493 genome, TCGGCGAAGAGGTGGGTTCTTCTTGCTGACGTCCCCGCTGCGCACCCTGCTTCAACTCTCCAAGACCAAGCTGCTGATGAGCATCGCGGCGTTGCTGGCTGTGGGTTCGCTGGCGGTCGCCGGCACCTGGGCCGCGTGGACCGCGCAGGATGTGAACGGCGGCAACACCTTCACAACCTCGACGATCCTCATCGACGACAACCAGGGTGGTGAGGCCGGTTCGGCCACCGCGACCGGTGTCGCGATGTTCAACGTCACCAACCTCTCCCCCGGATCCTCGGCGACCACCAAGTGCATCGAGGTGGACTACACCGGTACGGCCACCGGGATGACGCTCGCTGGAACCCTCGGTGGAACCGGTCAGGCGACGCTGCAGTCGGAACTGACGATGACCACCGCGGTGTACAACTCCACGGCGGGCGCGGCGGTGACCACCCCGGGCACGAACACCAACTCCGGTGGCTGCGGCAGCTACCCCGGTGGTGCGGATAACAGCATGGGCACGCAGGGCGCAACGCTCGCGTCCTGGGCCAACGGCACCGCGTACACCGCGTCGACGATGAACCACACCTGGTACAAGTTCACCGTCAGTGGCCTGCCGGGCGCCGACTCCAACTGCGCCACCTACTGCAACAAGACGATCACGGTCACGCTGACCTGGACCCTCACCGCTTCCTGATCGGACCCGCAAGATGACTTCCGTAGTGGACGCCCCGCTGGGCGATGCCGCGCCGACCTCCAAGGTCGGCGCGGCATCGCCGCGGCCCGAGCGAACCCGCGGCCGACACGCCGCCGGCCGTCGAGAACTTGAAGAACCGAGCACGCTGCAGCCCGCTGTCGTACGCGCCGTCACCCCAGCCGTCACCCCAGCCGTGACCGCCGCTGTCGCCCCCGTTGAGCGGCCGCGTGTCTCGGCCGCCCTGCTACAGCGCGTCTCGGTTGACCGGCCCGATTGGGGACCGACGACGTTCGGCCCGACCACGGTCGCCGCCAGCACTTTGACCAATGTTTCCCAGTACGAACCCAGAAGCGACGTTGTTCTGCCCGACGTTGTTCTGCCCGAAGTTGTCCCAGCCGAGGTCGTTGTGCCTGAGTTCGCCCGGCCGGCGGTCTCGCTGAACCGCGCCTCCGAAGTCGCCCTGGAGCAGGCGCCAGCCTTCGTCCGGGCCCTGATCGAGGACCCGCAGGTTCAACAGCAATTGGCCGCTGAGCAGGCCGGAAATACGGAACGGTCCGAAGCGGCCGAGCGGGCGATGATCCGGGCCAAGCCCGAGCAACTCGCCCTCGAGTCGAAGGAGGCGGCCCGGTACCGGGCCCGCCACTCGGCGCCGCCCTCACTCGCGGCCCACCTGAGCCACGTCGGTACCTTCTTCATACGCCGCGGCTTCAGCATCGGCGTCTCAGTCGCCCTGCTGGCCACCATCGCCGGAATCCTGTTCTGCTTCGTCGGTGCGGCCATGGGTTACCGGGGAGCGGTTGTGCTGAGCGGGTCGATGCGCCCGACCATGCAGGTCGGCGCGCTGGTGATCAGCCGCTCGGTCACGCCCGAGGAACTGCACCCCGGCGACCTGGTGACCTTCCGCAGCCCGGCGGTGCACAACCAGTCCGTCACCCACCGCGTGGTCTCGCTGCACCGCGACGGCGCCAACATGGACTTTGAGACCCGGGGCGACGCAAACAAGGTCAGCGAGCACTGGCAGGTGCCGGTGAACTCCAAGCTCGGGCTCGGCGTCTTCCACATCAACCACGTCGGCCGCTGGCTGGCTGCGCTGGGGTCGTCACTGGGACGCAGCATCGCGGTCCTGCTCATCGCAGGAGTAGCCCTCACCCTGATCCTGCGCCGGCTCTGGCGCGCGGAACCAGAGCAGTGACCGATGTCCCACGCCGCTCCGCCGCCGCCCGTCGACAGACCACGCGACGGCGTAACCACCGTGCTGCCTGCATCGCAGTCCTCGCTACGGCGGTCCTGATGCTCACCTCCTCCTTCCTCGTCAGCCCCACCCATGCGGTCTGGACGGCGACGTCGACGAACCCGTTGAACACCTTTCAAACCCCGCCCGTCTTCTCCCAGACGACCTCCTACACCTGCGCCACGGGGCAGACCACCCTCACCGTGGGCGCCGGCTTCACCCTCGCCACGGTGACCCTCTCCGGAGGCGCCGGACAGGACACCGGCAGCAGCGGCGCATCCGGCCTCGGAGCTGTCATGAACGTGACCTTCGCGGTCACCGCCGGGGAGGTGCTGACCATCAGAGCCGGGTGTAAGGGCAGCCAGAGCACGACCGCCGGCGGCGTTGGTTATGCGGCCGGCGGCAAGTCCGGCTCGATGACCTGGTCCGGTCATGACGGGGGCGCCGGGGGCGGCGCCAGCGGAATCTCCTGCTCTGGCACGGGCTGTACCACCGCGACCCTGCTCAGCGTTGCCGCCGGTGGCGGCGGCGGTGGCGGAGACGGCAGCACTGGAACCGGCGGGGATGGTGGCGACGCGAACAGCGGAGGCACGACAGGCATCGCGGCCGGAACCGTCTACCTGGGCGGCGCCGGAGGCGCGGCGGTCGGGTCGGCTGGGTCGGCGGGTGGTTCCGGCGGAACTCCTCCTGGCGTTGGTTCAGCCGGGTCCAATGGCTCGATCACAGATGGCGGTGGCGGCGGCGGTGGCGGCGGTGGTTACGCCGGCGGCGGCGGTGGCGGCGGTGGCTCGGCCTCCGGTAGCGGCGGTGGCGGCGGCTCCGGGTCGTCCTTCAAACAGACGGCCGTGACGCTCGTGTCCCAATCGAGTACGAACGCCGGTGACGGCTCGGTCGTGGTGACCGTCAGCTAAGCAGCCAGCTAAGCAGTCAGCCGGCCCCGAGCGGCACCCGAACCTCAAGTTCGGCGCGTTGGGTGCCGATGTACCAGTAAGAGCAGACATTTCGAGAGACGGAGAGGAGTTGAGGTGAGTGGCGTGGCGACGGCTCCTGCAGAATTGGATGCGGAGCTGGATCTGTGTGCCCGCAGCACTCGCCGGACTCTTCGTCCTGGTCGTCGCCGGGGTCGCCTCCGCCAGCCCGACCCCGACGCTCTCGGACGGGACCGTCTCCATGTTCGCTGACAACGACGGGAAGCCGCTCTTCACCGTCAACGACATGGCCGCCGGTCAGGTGAACACCGCCTGCACCGACGTCACGGTGGAGAACGCCGGAGCCGGCGACACCGTCGCCTTCGCCGGCCAGCAGATCTCCGGACCCCTGGCCAAGTTCCTCACCGTCACTGTGGTCGCCGGGCCGGCCGATGCGAATGCCTGCGGCGCCTTCTCGGGAACTGAGATCTATCACGGCCCGCTGACCGGTCTGGCCGTGCAGCAGGGGAAGGGCGTCGTCACCGGTTGGCTGCCCAAGAGCGCGCCGACCTGGCGATTCCGCATCACCGTGCAGGCCGCAGAGCAGTTGCCCCTGGTATCCACGGCCGAGGCGTCCTTCGCCTGGCACTACAACACCGGGTCGCCGGCGGCGATCATCGCGCCGACGCCGCGCCCATCTGTGCACCCGACGGTCTCGCCGCGCCCGGCCGCGGTCGCGCCGCACGTGCCCCCGCCGCCGTCTGGCAACGCGAACCTCGCCCACCGACCGGAGAATCCGACCGTCACCCTCGGCCGGCCCGAGCAGCCCTGGCTCAGCCAGGCCGTCTCCACCGCCGGCGCCGTCTCGGCCGCGCTGCTACGCCACCCGCAGTACCCGCTGGTGCTGCTGGCACTGGCCTTCGCCTTCTTCATCGCACAGGAGAGCGTGGACCGCCGCGACCCGAAGCTCGCGCTCGCGCCGGTGCGCAATGATGACCTGCGCTTCACACTGCGTCCGTCGGAGGTGCAGCTGTGAACGCGGTATCGGCCGGGGCCAAGGGCCTGCGTAGCCAGCAGGCGGACGAGATCGTTCCGCTCTCCGAGCGCGTCCTCGTCCTCATGTGTTTCCGCTTCGCGGCCGCCATCACGGTCGGCGTGCTGCAGGTGTCCCTGGTGCCGAACGCGGCGGTGGTCGCGCAGTGGCTCGTCGTGGTGCTTTACCTGTTGACCACCTCGCTGCTGAGTGCGCCGGTCCTCACCGCCCGTCGTGGCCTGGCGCTGCGGACCTTCGGTATTTCACTGCTCGTCGACGGCGTCTTCCTGCAGGGCGAGCGCGTCTTCGGCACGCCCGTGGGGCTGGACATCGTCATCGCCGCCTACCTGGTCGCCGTGTGCTTGTTGGTCTCCTTCCGCACCGGCTTGAAGGTCGCACTCTGGCACAGCCTGCTGGTCTTCATGATCCGCCAGGCGGCGCTCATCGGGTCGATCTCGCACCCGTCGATCGAGATCAAGGAGCAGTCGGAGGTGATCGCCTACCTGGGCGTGCTCTGGCTGACCGTCATCGCCACCGCTCAGTTCGCCTCGCTCAACGAGCGGGAACTGCGCCGTCGCCGCTACGACGCCGAGTCCTTCCGGCTCTTCGCGGTGAAGCTCGCGGGCGTGGAGCGCGTCAACGACGTGCGCGAGTTGCTGCTGCAGTTCTGCCACGACGAGCTGGATGTGGGCCGGGCGGCCTGGATCTCACCGGCCGCGCAGGGTTACACACTGGAGCTGGGCCTCGGGCTCGACCAGCAGGCCGACACCGAGTCGGGCGTCTTCTTCTCGGAGCTGCTGCGATCCGGTTCGGCGACCGCGCCGCCGCGGGTGGTCTACCGGCTTGGCTCCGACGACAAATGGCTGGCCTCACTCTTCCCGGAAGCGCGCCGCCTCATCGCCCTGCCGATCGCCGCCGTCGAAGGCACCGAATGGGTCGTCCTCGAGCACCGTGGCCGCGGCAACCGGCTGGAGCGCCGGGTTATCAGCAGCGCCTCGCAGGCCTGCGTCGCCGCCGGATTGGCTGCCTCCCGTACCGCGATTCTCGCCCAGCTGCGCCGTGCGGCCACCACCGACGGCCTCACCGGTGTGGCCAACCGCCGGACCTTCGACGAGACGGTGGCCAAGCTGCGGGTCACCCCGGCGGCGCTGCCCATCTCGCTCTTCCTGGTCGACATCGACCACTTCAAGTCAGTCAACGACGTGCATGGTCACCAGATGGGTGATGTCGTGCTGCAGTCGGTGGCCGGTCTCATCGACAAGAGCGCCCGCCCGGACGATCTGGTCGCCCGCTACGGCGGTGAGGAGTTCGTGGTGATCCTGACCAACACCACGTCGGCTCAGGCCTTCGAAGTCGCTGAGGGAATGCGGATCAAGGTGCACGCTCAGCAGGAGCCGCTGCCGGTCACCATCTCCCTCGGGCTGGCCCAGGCCGATGACGCGGCCGGCCTCGACGACCTGGTGGCCCGCGCCGACGCGGCGCTGTACCGGGCCAAGGAGGGTGGCCGTAATCAGGTCGTCGTCGACGTCCCTGCACGATCGTTCCCGGCAACCACGGTCAACCTCGGCGAGATCTCGTCCGCGCTCTAGCCGAGATCGCTTCGCGGCCCGGCGACCCGTCGGCTCAGCTCGTCGGCCAGCGCTTGAAGTTCAGGTGTGCGCGGCTCGGCGTCGGGCCCCGCTGGCCTTGATAGCGCGAACCGTAGACGGCCGAGCCGTACGGGTGTTCGGCGGCCGATGAGAGCTTGAACAGGCAGAGCTGCCCGATCTTCATTCCGGGCCAGAGCGTGATCGGGAGATTGGCCACGTTCGACAGCTCCAGGGTGATGTGCCCGCTGAAACCCGGGTCGATGAAACCGGCCGTCGAGTGGGTCAGCAGGCCGAGCCGCCCGAGCGAGGACTTCCCCTCCAGGCGGCCGGCCAGATCGTCGGGGAGGGTCACCACCTCCAGCGTCGAACCGAGCACGAATTCGCCGGGGTGCAGCACGAAGGGGTCCTCGCCGGCCGGTTCGACCAGCGCGGTGAGCTCGTCCTGCTGTTCGGCCGGGTCGATGTGGGTGTACTGCGAGTTGTTGAAGACACGGAAGAAGCGGTCCAGCCGCACGTCGACGCTCGAGGGCTGTACCAGGTCGATGTCCCAGGGCTCCAGCACCAGGCGCCCGGCCGTCACGGCGGCTTTTATGTCACGATCGCTGAGTAGCACGCCGCTGACCCTATAACGCGGCCAGATTGCGGGCCGGGCAAACACTGGGGTTCGTGTAGCATTTTCCGAGTTCGCCCGTGTCTGTTCACGAGTGTTCGCGGGTGTAGCTCAATGGCAGAGTCTCTGCTTCCCAAGCAGATTGCGCGGGTTCGATTCCCGTCACCCGCTCCAAGATCAGTTGCCCGGCGTCAGCGCGGGAGCGCCGCGTCGACGAGCGCCGTAGCCACCGCGCCGGCCTGCGCCGCGGCGTCACGGTTGTGGTCCATCCAGGCCGAGATCGATGCACCGTCGTAGAGGAAGACCAGCTGCTGGGCCAGGGCGGCCGGGTCAGCGGCGCCGGCGTCAGTGGCCAGTTCGGTGATGAACCCGCGCAGCCAGCCCCGGTAGTCGGCCGACGCCTTCTCCTCGCAGCCACCGGGACGGGATTCGACGGTGGCCCCCACGAAGGCGCAGCCCCGGTAACCGGGACGGGCGAAGCTCTCCCCCTGAACCTCGAAGAGACCGATCAGCTTCTCGCGCGGCGTGTCGAAGCGCGCCGCGAGCTCGCGGGTGATTCGAGCCTGGAGGGTGGCGGAGCGGCCGGCCAGGTACTCGCGGATCAGCTCTTCCTTGCTGCCGAACGTGTTGTAGAGCGAGGCCTTGGCCACTCCGGCTCGCTCGATGACCCGGTCGATACCGACGGTGTGGACGCCCTCCTCGTAGAAGAGCTCATTCGCGGCGGCGAGCAGGCGGTCCCGAGCTGAACCGGGGGTGTCGGTTGCTCCAACGGTCTTGGTGGGCATGACTTGACAGTACCAGACAGATCTGTCTAATGTGAAGCAAGGTTAGACAGACCTGTCTACTCAATACGTGCCCGCACCTCCGAGGAGCCGACCCCATGACCACGGCCGCCGCCATTCCTGCGCTGGACCTCGACGACCTCAACCTGCTGCGCGACGAGCAGGGCGGCCGCTGGCGCCTGCCGCGCCGTATCGCGTTCTACCTGCAGGCCTCCATCGTGGTCACTTTCCTGGCTGGGTCGAGCGCCCCGACGCCGCTCTACGCGCTCTACCAGGGCGAGTGGCACTTCTCCCCGATCACCACCACCGTCATCTTCGGCATCTACGCGCTGGCCGTGCTGGCGGCACTGCTCACCGTCGGTTCGCTGTCGGATCACGTCGGCCGCCGTCCGGTGCTGCTGGCCGCGATCGCGGTGCAGGCGGTCACGATGCTGATCTTCGCCTCCGCCCAGGGCGTGCCGGAGCTGCTGCTGGCTCGGGTGATTCAAGGCCTCTCCACGGGCGCCGCGGTGGGTGCGGTCGGCGCCGGCATGCTCGATTTGAACAAGGCCAAGGGCACCATCGCCAACTCCGTGGCGGCGCCGATCGGCACCGCCCTCGGCGCGATCGGATCGGGGCTTCTGGTGCAGTACCTGCCGGCCCCGCTGCACCTGGTTTACCTGGTGTTGTTCGCGACCTTCGTCCTGCAGGGCGTCGGGGTGTACCTGATGGCCGAGTCCTCCTCGCCGCGGCCCGGTGCGCTCGCCTCGCTACGAGTGCAGCTGGCGCTGCCGCCGGCGGTGCGGCGGCCGTTCGCGCTGGCCGCGCCGGCGCTGGTCGCGGCCTGGTCACTGGCCGGCCTCTACGGTGCGCTCGGACCGACGCTGGTGCGAATGCTGATCGGACACAACTCCTTCGTCCTCGGCGGAGCAGCGCTCTTCGTGCTCGCCGCGATGGGTGCCCTCACCGTGCTGCTGCTGCGCAATGCCCCGCCGCATCAGGTGATGCTGCTGGGCACGGTCGCATTGCTGGTCGGCGTCGGTGTGACGCTGCTGGCCATCAACGAGTCGTCGACGGTCGCGTTCTTTGTCGGCACCGCCATCGCCGGAGTCGGCTTCGGTGGCGGCTTCCAAGGGGCGATCCGGAGCGTGATCCCGCTGGCTAAACCGCACGAGCGGGCCGGTGTGCTCTCGCTGGTCTACGTCGTCTCCTACTTGGCGATGGGGGTGCCGGCGGTCCTGGCCGGAGTCCTGGTCGTGCACGGCGGCGGGGTCCTCGACACCGCCCGGGAGTACGCCGCGGCCGTCATGCTGCTGGCCGCCCTCGCCCTGCTCGGGCTGGCCCTCCCGCGGCGGGCGCCGAGATGAGCGGGCGGGCGGGATTGCAATTCGACCGATGTGGGTAACTCCTGAGCGTCGCCGGCGTCCGGCTGGTGGCCCTTAAAAGGAGAAGACGAATGTTCGGCCTCATCATCAGCCTCATCGTCATCGGCCTCATCGCCGGTGCAATTGCCCGCCTCGTGGTCCCCGGCAAGCAGGACCTGTCGATCCCGATGACCATCGTGATCGGCATCATCGGGTCGTTCGTCGGTGGATTCCTCGGTTACCTGATCTTCCACAAGGACGGCCAGGACGGATTCATCCAGCCGTCAGGGATCATCGGCTCCGTCCTCGGCGCTATCCTCGTGCTCCTCATCTGGCTGCGGGTCGGGGCGCGTAGCTCCATCCGCGGCTGATCGCCGGGCTTGACCCTCCCCCACGGTGAGGCCAGATGATGGCCTGACACAGGTAGGGAGGTTCGGCGTATGACCCAGTTGTTGATGATCGGCGACTTCTCGGCGCAGAGCCGGTTGTCCCCCAAGGCGCTGAGGCTCTATGACGAACTGGGGCTGCTGGTGCCGGTGAGAGTGGACCCCGACTCGGGCTACCGCTGGTACTCACCGACCCAGCTGCCCCGGGCCCGGACCGTGGCGCTGCTGCGTCACCTCCAGATGCCGCTCGCCCAGATCGGCGGCATCCTCGAACTCCCGGCCACGGACGCCGCGTAGCCGTCCGTCAGTTCTGGAGAGAGAAGGCCGAGCACGTCGCCTCCGAACGCACGACCGTCGAGTACCTGTGCCAGATAATCGGTGAAGGTGAGGACTCCATGGAGCAGAACTTCACAGTCGCGGTGCGGCGGGTTCCGCAGCGGGCGCTGCTGAGCGCGATCCGCTACGTCCACGACAACGACGCCGGCAGCGTGATGGGGGACCTGCTCAGCCGAATGCGAGCCGCCGCCCCCGGCCTGCCCGGCGTCGATGGCTGCCCGTTCGCGATCTATCACGGTGAGGTCAGCGCCGACAGCGATGGACCGATGGAGATCGTTCGTCCGATCGCCGACCGGCTGCTGGCCCAGGCGGCGGCCGACGGCCTGCCGGACGTGCAGGTCCGGACCGAACCCGAGCACGACGAGGCCTTCGTTGCGCTCACCCTCGCCCAGACGAACTGGCCGGCGCAGCTGCCCGCACTGGATGCGATCCACGCCCACCTGGAGTCGCTCGGACGCCTACCCGGCGGTCCGCCGCGTCAGGTGATGATCGCTGACTGGCGCCATGTTCGCGCCGACGAACCGGCCTGCCTGCTCAGCCTGCCGATTCTCGGTGTTTGATTGTCGAATGGGGAGCGGGCCGCGGAGGGCGGCAGCACTGGCCGTCGCTGGACTCTTGGTCTCCGGGCTCACCGCCTGCGGCGGGTCATCGCCCAAGCCGGATCGGCAGGCCGCGCA contains:
- a CDS encoding SipW-dependent-type signal peptide-containing protein; this encodes MKHAKESGDRDRRRGGFFLLTSPLRTLLQLSKTKLLMSIAALLAVGSLAVAGTWAAWTAQDVNGGNTFTTSTILIDDNQGGEAGSATATGVAMFNVTNLSPGSSATTKCIEVDYTGTATGMTLAGTLGGTGQATLQSELTMTTAVYNSTAGAAVTTPGTNTNSGGCGSYPGGADNSMGTQGATLASWANGTAYTASTMNHTWYKFTVSGLPGADSNCATYCNKTITVTLTWTLTAS
- a CDS encoding signal peptidase I; this translates as MTSVVDAPLGDAAPTSKVGAASPRPERTRGRHAAGRRELEEPSTLQPAVVRAVTPAVTPAVTAAVAPVERPRVSAALLQRVSVDRPDWGPTTFGPTTVAASTLTNVSQYEPRSDVVLPDVVLPEVVPAEVVVPEFARPAVSLNRASEVALEQAPAFVRALIEDPQVQQQLAAEQAGNTERSEAAERAMIRAKPEQLALESKEAARYRARHSAPPSLAAHLSHVGTFFIRRGFSIGVSVALLATIAGILFCFVGAAMGYRGAVVLSGSMRPTMQVGALVISRSVTPEELHPGDLVTFRSPAVHNQSVTHRVVSLHRDGANMDFETRGDANKVSEHWQVPVNSKLGLGVFHINHVGRWLAALGSSLGRSIAVLLIAGVALTLILRRLWRAEPEQ
- a CDS encoding GGDEF domain-containing protein; this translates as MNAVSAGAKGLRSQQADEIVPLSERVLVLMCFRFAAAITVGVLQVSLVPNAAVVAQWLVVVLYLLTTSLLSAPVLTARRGLALRTFGISLLVDGVFLQGERVFGTPVGLDIVIAAYLVAVCLLVSFRTGLKVALWHSLLVFMIRQAALIGSISHPSIEIKEQSEVIAYLGVLWLTVIATAQFASLNERELRRRRYDAESFRLFAVKLAGVERVNDVRELLLQFCHDELDVGRAAWISPAAQGYTLELGLGLDQQADTESGVFFSELLRSGSATAPPRVVYRLGSDDKWLASLFPEARRLIALPIAAVEGTEWVVLEHRGRGNRLERRVISSASQACVAAGLAASRTAILAQLRRAATTDGLTGVANRRTFDETVAKLRVTPAALPISLFLVDIDHFKSVNDVHGHQMGDVVLQSVAGLIDKSARPDDLVARYGGEEFVVILTNTTSAQAFEVAEGMRIKVHAQQEPLPVTISLGLAQADDAAGLDDLVARADAALYRAKEGGRNQVVVDVPARSFPATTVNLGEISSAL
- the dcd gene encoding dCTP deaminase; the protein is MLLSDRDIKAAVTAGRLVLEPWDIDLVQPSSVDVRLDRFFRVFNNSQYTHIDPAEQQDELTALVEPAGEDPFVLHPGEFVLGSTLEVVTLPDDLAGRLEGKSSLGRLGLLTHSTAGFIDPGFSGHITLELSNVANLPITLWPGMKIGQLCLFKLSSAAEHPYGSAVYGSRYQGQRGPTPSRAHLNFKRWPTS
- a CDS encoding TetR/AcrR family transcriptional regulator, which produces MPTKTVGATDTPGSARDRLLAAANELFYEEGVHTVGIDRVIERAGVAKASLYNTFGSKEELIREYLAGRSATLQARITRELAARFDTPREKLIGLFEVQGESFARPGYRGCAFVGATVESRPGGCEEKASADYRGWLRGFITELATDAGAADPAALAQQLVFLYDGASISAWMDHNRDAAAQAGAVATALVDAALPR
- a CDS encoding MFS transporter, with the translated sequence MTTAAAIPALDLDDLNLLRDEQGGRWRLPRRIAFYLQASIVVTFLAGSSAPTPLYALYQGEWHFSPITTTVIFGIYALAVLAALLTVGSLSDHVGRRPVLLAAIAVQAVTMLIFASAQGVPELLLARVIQGLSTGAAVGAVGAGMLDLNKAKGTIANSVAAPIGTALGAIGSGLLVQYLPAPLHLVYLVLFATFVLQGVGVYLMAESSSPRPGALASLRVQLALPPAVRRPFALAAPALVAAWSLAGLYGALGPTLVRMLIGHNSFVLGGAALFVLAAMGALTVLLLRNAPPHQVMLLGTVALLVGVGVTLLAINESSTVAFFVGTAIAGVGFGGGFQGAIRSVIPLAKPHERAGVLSLVYVVSYLAMGVPAVLAGVLVVHGGGVLDTAREYAAAVMLLAALALLGLALPRRAPR
- a CDS encoding GlsB/YeaQ/YmgE family stress response membrane protein, which translates into the protein MFGLIISLIVIGLIAGAIARLVVPGKQDLSIPMTIVIGIIGSFVGGFLGYLIFHKDGQDGFIQPSGIIGSVLGAILVLLIWLRVGARSSIRG
- a CDS encoding MerR family transcriptional regulator, translated to MTQLLMIGDFSAQSRLSPKALRLYDELGLLVPVRVDPDSGYRWYSPTQLPRARTVALLRHLQMPLAQIGGILELPATDAA